A portion of the Rhodococcus pseudokoreensis genome contains these proteins:
- a CDS encoding MCE family protein, whose translation MSVTAKARDVWDALAGNQRVRPVNPLIVGIVGILAATLALALVLVIPRMSFSVRTDGYTAELANAAGLTDSDYVYVAGVPAGRVTAVDLAGDHVVVHFRLDGARHLGSTTSAGVKLSTILGKRYLDVSPSGPGDLGDDGVIPLSRTSVPYSLDDIGSSAIEAADDLDLGGLQKMLTVVTDTVPQDATLNREALSGVSAASAILAKNADQVTQLLDSSRTLTDVLVGQQDQLTTLLGNADVVMTTLATRREAIHRMVDDLRALIAQASQFLGENTAELDALLANARQVTERLDANLTNLDALLTTGAPAARALVNATGNGDWADVSAPSAVIADNLLCVVGLITGCS comes from the coding sequence ATGAGTGTCACCGCGAAGGCGCGCGACGTCTGGGACGCGCTGGCCGGCAACCAGCGGGTGCGGCCCGTCAACCCGTTGATCGTCGGCATCGTGGGAATCCTGGCCGCGACGCTGGCGCTGGCTCTGGTTCTCGTGATCCCGCGCATGAGTTTCAGTGTGCGAACCGACGGCTACACCGCCGAACTCGCGAACGCCGCGGGCCTGACCGATTCCGACTACGTGTACGTCGCCGGGGTGCCCGCAGGCCGGGTGACCGCGGTGGACCTGGCAGGCGATCACGTGGTCGTGCACTTCCGGCTCGACGGCGCGCGTCACCTCGGGTCGACGACGTCCGCAGGCGTCAAGCTGTCGACCATCCTCGGCAAGCGGTACCTGGACGTGTCACCGTCGGGGCCCGGCGACCTGGGCGACGACGGGGTGATTCCCCTGAGCCGCACCAGCGTTCCGTACTCGCTCGACGACATCGGCTCGTCCGCGATCGAGGCGGCGGACGACCTCGACCTCGGCGGACTGCAGAAGATGCTCACCGTGGTGACGGACACGGTGCCACAGGACGCGACACTCAACCGGGAGGCGCTGTCGGGGGTGAGTGCGGCGTCCGCGATCCTGGCGAAGAACGCGGATCAGGTCACGCAACTGCTCGACAGCTCACGAACCCTCACCGACGTGCTGGTCGGTCAGCAGGATCAGCTCACCACCCTGCTCGGCAACGCCGACGTCGTGATGACCACACTCGCCACCCGGCGCGAAGCCATCCACCGGATGGTCGACGATCTCCGGGCTCTCATCGCGCAGGCGTCCCAGTTCCTGGGGGAGAACACCGCCGAACTCGACGCACTGCTCGCGAACGCGCGGCAGGTGACGGAACGACTCGACGCGAACCTCACCAACCTCGACGCACTGCTCACCACGGGTGCGCCGGCCGCGAGGGCGCTCGTCAACGCGACCGGCAACGGCGACTGGGCCGACGTGTCGGCGCCGTCGGCTGTGATCGCCGACAACCTGCTCTGCGTCGTCGGACTGATCACGGGGTGCTCGTGA